Proteins from a genomic interval of Mesobacillus sp. S13:
- the ytvI gene encoding sporulation integral membrane protein YtvI: MWKKWVSIAVIAVIIFFLVPYSLPLIFAMVTAVMLEGMVQWIIKRFSFKRVQAVIGVFISYVLFLGVIGYNLVSMIAHQAVSLSERTPTFVRDIYKTAILPMMGKWEFYSKNFPVEVSDQIETTIESNINTLDSFLQQFIAGTINLLTAIPGFMIEFLVYLIALFLFSLELPNLKMKLESHLKEQTQQKVFLVGSQLNKAGIGFLKAQVILSAVTFMMALAGLSILGVNYTGLLSLLIVIVDILPILGTGSVLVPWAVIAILQDNHFLGIGLIILFLVITVVRRVIEPKIYSTNLGISPLASLVSMYIGLKLFGLAGIFIGPIIVIIYDTLRKANVIRLNFKI, from the coding sequence ATGTGGAAAAAATGGGTATCGATTGCAGTGATTGCTGTAATCATTTTTTTCCTTGTTCCTTATAGCCTTCCGCTCATTTTTGCTATGGTAACAGCAGTCATGCTCGAAGGAATGGTTCAATGGATCATCAAACGTTTTTCATTTAAGCGTGTTCAAGCTGTGATTGGTGTTTTTATCAGCTATGTGCTCTTCCTCGGTGTAATCGGGTATAATCTGGTCTCGATGATCGCTCATCAAGCAGTCTCCCTATCAGAACGAACTCCTACATTCGTCAGGGATATTTACAAGACGGCAATCCTTCCTATGATGGGCAAGTGGGAATTTTATTCTAAAAACTTCCCGGTGGAAGTCAGTGACCAGATCGAGACGACGATTGAATCGAATATTAATACGCTTGATTCTTTCTTACAGCAATTCATTGCCGGCACAATCAATTTATTGACGGCCATACCAGGATTCATGATTGAATTTCTGGTTTATCTTATAGCGTTATTCTTGTTCAGTCTTGAACTTCCTAATCTGAAAATGAAGCTGGAGTCTCATTTAAAGGAGCAAACCCAACAAAAGGTTTTCCTTGTTGGAAGCCAGTTAAACAAGGCAGGCATAGGTTTTTTAAAAGCTCAGGTAATCCTGAGCGCAGTCACCTTTATGATGGCTTTGGCAGGACTCAGCATTCTTGGTGTTAACTATACAGGACTGCTGTCATTATTGATTGTCATTGTGGATATCCTGCCAATTCTCGGAACCGGGTCTGTATTGGTGCCATGGGCTGTCATTGCGATTTTGCAGGATAATCATTTTTTGGGAATAGGATTGATCATTCTCTTCCTCGTTATCACTGTTGTCCGCAGGGTGATCGAGCCAAAAATTTATTCAACAAACCTTGGCATATCACCGCTTGCTTCCCTGGTCAGCATGTATATCGGACTCAAACTGTTCGGGCTTGCTGGTATTTTTATCGGTCCAATCATCGTAATTATCTATGACACTTTAAGAAAAGCGAATGTGATTCGCCTTAACTTCAAGATTTAA
- a CDS encoding H-type small acid-soluble spore protein → MNVGRAKEIVESAEMINVTYDGKPIIIQHVDEKSKMARIYSKSEPEVERDVPVLNLIEE, encoded by the coding sequence ATGAATGTAGGCCGGGCAAAAGAAATCGTTGAGTCAGCAGAAATGATCAATGTAACGTATGATGGGAAGCCGATCATTATCCAGCATGTTGACGAGAAGAGTAAAATGGCAAGGATTTATTCAAAATCAGAACCGGAAGTAGAAAGAGACGTTCCAGTCTTGAATTTAATAGAGGAATAG